A genomic window from Microvirga sp. TS319 includes:
- the fliR gene encoding flagellar biosynthesis protein FliR, with amino-acid sequence MTAITTATLLGIFLIFCRIGGCMLIAPALSSARIPPQIRLFLALTVSLALSPVLLDQIGTGIAGQPPAVVLGWIASELLVGLLIGLLARVYFFALQTMLGAVAMALSYGGMPGTPIDEAEPLPAISSLIMMVATAAIFLSDLHWELFRGLIASYSRMPAGQGIGFQSSLTEIVDQVTAAFVVSLRISSPFLVYSVIVNLVAGLTNKLTPQIPVFFIATPFVMFGGLFVMYFAAHDYVLLFIGAFSSWLRG; translated from the coding sequence GTGACGGCGATCACGACGGCAACCTTGCTGGGGATCTTCCTGATCTTCTGCCGCATCGGCGGGTGCATGCTGATTGCGCCAGCGCTCTCGAGCGCAAGGATACCGCCGCAGATCCGCCTCTTCCTGGCATTGACCGTCAGCCTTGCTCTTTCGCCTGTTCTGCTGGATCAGATCGGCACAGGCATTGCAGGACAACCTCCCGCCGTCGTACTCGGTTGGATCGCATCCGAACTCCTGGTTGGCCTGCTGATCGGGCTTTTGGCGAGAGTGTACTTTTTCGCGCTTCAGACGATGCTGGGTGCAGTCGCCATGGCACTGAGCTATGGCGGCATGCCAGGAACACCGATCGATGAAGCCGAGCCGCTTCCTGCGATCAGCTCTCTCATCATGATGGTGGCGACGGCAGCAATCTTCCTGTCGGATCTTCACTGGGAACTGTTCAGGGGATTGATCGCCTCGTACTCGAGGATGCCCGCCGGGCAGGGGATTGGCTTTCAATCGTCCCTGACGGAGATCGTGGATCAGGTCACGGCCGCCTTCGTCGTCTCGCTCAGGATCAGCAGTCCGTTCCTGGTTTACTCCGTGATCGTCAATCTCGTGGCGGGGCTCACCAACAAGCTGACGCCTCAGATTCCCGTCTTCTTCATCGCCACACCCTTCGTCATGTTTGGAGGGCTGTTCGTCATGTACTTTGCCGCTCATGATTATGTGCTGCTCTTCATTGGAGCTTTTTCCTCATGGCTGAGAGGATGA
- a CDS encoding rod-binding protein, producing MAISPPTDIISEVARAADPARYQAATQSLLQGQAPVNGASFEDTVRAVAARPLGVGADIYQMRNSLRNDAESAAAEKSRKTSQEFEAFILQTFVESMLPKDAENTYGKGSAGSVWRSMLAEQIGVQVAKAGGIGIAKHILDGKR from the coding sequence ATGGCGATCAGCCCACCGACCGACATCATCAGCGAGGTTGCCAGGGCGGCAGACCCGGCGCGATATCAGGCGGCCACGCAGAGCCTGCTTCAGGGACAGGCTCCGGTGAACGGCGCCAGCTTCGAGGATACGGTTCGTGCCGTGGCAGCTCGGCCGCTGGGTGTGGGGGCCGATATCTATCAGATGCGGAATTCCTTGCGAAACGACGCAGAATCGGCCGCGGCCGAGAAGTCGCGGAAGACCAGTCAGGAGTTCGAGGCATTCATCCTTCAGACTTTCGTCGAGTCGATGCTCCCGAAGGATGCCGAGAATACCTATGGCAAAGGAAGTGCCGGATCTGTCTGGAGATCAATGCTGGCGGAGCAGATCGGTGTACAGGTCGCAAAAGCCGGCGGAATTGGGATTGCAAAGCACATTCTAGACGGGAAGAGATAA
- a CDS encoding flagellar protein FlgN, which translates to MLTKSLDRLEETLDLETTALLSRDLNNLDEFNRRKSQSLLEISRMARSVEATSMDDLSVKRLERLKMKLEKNQEILERHMRAMQEISAVISGAIQAAESDSTYSADVMRGGYGA; encoded by the coding sequence ATGCTGACGAAATCGCTGGATCGCCTCGAAGAGACGCTCGATCTCGAAACGACAGCTCTGCTGTCGCGGGACCTGAACAACCTTGACGAGTTCAATCGCCGGAAGAGCCAAAGTCTTCTTGAAATCAGCCGAATGGCGCGCTCGGTCGAGGCCACTTCGATGGACGATCTCTCGGTCAAGAGGCTCGAGAGGCTCAAGATGAAACTTGAGAAAAATCAGGAGATTCTCGAGCGCCATATGCGGGCCATGCAGGAAATCTCCGCGGTCATTTCCGGTGCTATCCAGGCCGCTGAGTCGGATAGCACATACTCGGCCGACGTGATGCGCGGAGGGTATGGGGCATGA
- a CDS encoding PleD family two-component system response regulator, giving the protein MTYCLIVDDSRTIRKVSREILASLSFEVAEAENGEAGLAACEERMPDVILLDWNMPVMDGYSFLKALRMHPGGTTPRVVFCTTENDMDHITRALEAGADEYIMKPFDKAILEAKFQELGLITHTSPV; this is encoded by the coding sequence ATGACATATTGCCTGATCGTGGATGACTCCCGCACCATACGAAAGGTGTCACGGGAGATCCTTGCAAGCCTATCGTTCGAGGTTGCCGAAGCGGAGAACGGCGAGGCCGGGCTTGCGGCATGCGAGGAACGAATGCCGGATGTCATCCTTCTCGACTGGAACATGCCGGTCATGGATGGCTACAGCTTCCTCAAAGCGCTCAGAATGCACCCGGGCGGCACAACTCCCAGGGTCGTTTTCTGCACGACAGAGAACGATATGGACCATATCACCCGAGCCTTGGAGGCCGGAGCGGACGAATACATCATGAAGCCGTTCGACAAGGCCATTCTGGAAGCAAAATTCCAGGAACTGGGGCTCATCACCCATACTTCCCCGGTCTAA